Proteins found in one Magnolia sinica isolate HGM2019 chromosome 5, MsV1, whole genome shotgun sequence genomic segment:
- the LOC131247190 gene encoding protein DMP6, with protein sequence MEINVVDEDAQHGQPLLEDQNRSSAPANQNQKNIVQKAIDQTFKSTAHLANLLPTGTVLAFQLLSPIFTNQGQCDNVCQYMTAGLIAICGLSCFVLSFTDSFRDKSGNVCYGLATLKGLWVLNGEDASILTPEVVAGYRLKFIDFIHAFMSILLFAAVALLDQNVVSCFYPNPSRETEEMLTSLPIGIGVICSMMFVTFPTRRHGIGFPISSS encoded by the coding sequence atggagATTAACGTAGTAGATGAAGACGCTCAGCACGGCCAGCCGCTCTTAGaggatcagaaccgttcatcagcACCGGCCAACCAAAATCAAAAGAACATAGTGCAAAAAGCCATCGACCAGACATTCAAGAGCACGGCACATCTGGCCAACCTTCTACCAACGGGTACCGTTCTAGCATTCCAGCTCCTATCTCCCATATTCACCAACCAAGGCCAGTGTGACAACGTTTGCCAGTACATGACGGCGGGCCTCATCGCCATTTGCGGTCTTTCATGTTTTGTATTGAGTTTTACAGATAGCTTCAGGGATAAGAGCGGTAACGTCTGTTACGGGCTGGCGACGTTGAAGGGGTTGTGGGTCCTTAACGGTGAAGATGCTTCCATCCTTACTCCAGAGGTCGTGGCGGGCTATAGATTGAAGTTCATTGACTTCATCCACGCATTCATGTCGATATTGCTTTTTGCTGCGGTGGCTTTATTAGATCAGAACGTGGTGAGTTGCTTTTATCCAAATCCATCAAGGGAGACGGAGGAGATGCTCACGTCCTTGCCAATTGGGATCGGAGTCATTTGCAGCATGATGTTTGTTACGTTCCCTACCAGACGCCATGGAATCGGCTTTCCAATCTCATCTAGCTAg